In Pongo abelii isolate AG06213 chromosome 5, NHGRI_mPonAbe1-v2.0_pri, whole genome shotgun sequence, a single genomic region encodes these proteins:
- the GPX6 gene encoding LOW QUALITY PROTEIN: glutathione peroxidase 6 (The sequence of the model RefSeq protein was modified relative to this genomic sequence to represent the inferred CDS: inserted 2 bases in 1 codon): MFRQFQASCLVLLFLVGFAQQTLKPQSRKVDCNKGVTGTIYEYGALTXNGEEYIQFKQFAGKHVLFVNVATYUGLAAQYPELNALQEELKNFGVIVLAFPCNQFGKREPGTNSEILLGLKYVRPGTGFVPNFQLFEKGDVNGEKEQKVFTFLKNSCPPTSDLLGSSSQLFWEPMKVHDIHWNFEKFLVGPDGVPVMCWFHQAPVSTVKSDILEYLKQFSTH; the protein is encoded by the exons ATGTTCCGGCAGTTCCAGGCCTCCTGTCTTGTCCTGTTGTTCCTGGTTGGCTTTGCTCAGCAGACCCTAAAGCCTCAAAGTAGGAAG GTGGATTGCAACAAAGGGGTGACAGGCACCATCTATGAGTATGGAGCCCTCAC CAACGGCGAGGAGTACATCCAGTTCAAGCAGTTTGCAGGCAAGCACGTCCTGTTTGTCAATGTGGCCACCTATTGAGGCTTGGCAGCTCAGTACCCTG AACTGAATGCACTACAGGAGGAGCTGAAGAATTTTGGTGTCATTGTGTTGGCCTTTCCCTGCAACCAGTTTGGAAAACGAGAACCAGGAACAAACTCAGAAATACTTCTTGGTCTCAA GTATGTGCGTCCAGGTACTGGCTTTGTCCCCAATTTCCAGCTCTTTGAGAAAGGGGATGtgaatggagaaaaagaacagaaggTCTTTACTTTCCTGAAG AACTCCTGCCCTCCGACCTCTGATCTTTTGGGCTCATCAAGCCAACTCTTCTGGGAGCCCATGAAGGTCCATGATATCCACTGGAACTTTGAGAAATTTCTGGTGGGGCCTGATGGAGTCCCTGTCATGTGCTGGTTCCACCAGGCTCCAGTTAGCACAGTCAAGTCAGACATCCTGGAGTACCTAAAGCAGTTCAGTACCCACTAG